The following are encoded together in the Paludisphaera mucosa genome:
- a CDS encoding glycosyltransferase family 4 protein translates to MIRVAWLYDMNACYAPTGVTRHALAQLERLAARPDVALKVVSGKIAAPEGRAYWQGLGTTPRRELPVRTRDLLRWWRVAPLPPMEWLSGPTDWVYCPAEFRVRTLKARVAVTSHDVLQGFQFGSERLRKNTTTAFKKADLVLSVSEFNTARLLEAVPDCTGKVAYVPNAADDLFFEPCPAADRERIREDLGLPAGLPYLLSVANFQPRKNLIRLIRAAAHLKEVAAGELALVLLGSGIPDEERTLREAIAGLGPKAAVRLPGYRQGETLRAAYAEAAALVFPSLCESFGIPAVEAMAQGTPVALADSTALPEIGGEAGWYFDPEDETAIAGAIRDLLDRADERARRVEAGRSIAAGYRWDAANDRLVAAMTAQG, encoded by the coding sequence TTGATCCGGGTCGCCTGGCTCTACGACATGAACGCGTGCTACGCCCCGACCGGCGTCACCCGGCACGCCCTGGCCCAGCTCGAGCGCCTCGCCGCGCGGCCCGACGTCGCCCTGAAGGTCGTCTCCGGCAAGATCGCCGCGCCGGAAGGCCGCGCCTACTGGCAGGGCCTGGGGACGACCCCCCGCCGCGAGCTGCCGGTCCGCACCCGCGACCTCCTGCGCTGGTGGCGCGTCGCCCCCCTGCCCCCCATGGAATGGCTTTCCGGGCCGACCGACTGGGTCTACTGCCCGGCCGAGTTCCGCGTCCGGACCCTCAAGGCCCGCGTCGCCGTGACCAGCCACGACGTCCTGCAGGGCTTTCAGTTCGGCTCGGAGCGGCTCCGCAAGAACACGACGACGGCTTTCAAAAAGGCCGACCTGGTGCTGTCGGTCTCGGAGTTCAACACCGCCCGGCTGCTGGAGGCCGTCCCGGATTGCACGGGGAAGGTGGCCTACGTCCCCAACGCGGCCGACGACCTCTTCTTCGAGCCCTGCCCCGCGGCCGATCGCGAGCGGATCCGCGAGGACCTCGGGCTGCCGGCTGGGCTTCCCTATCTGTTGTCGGTCGCCAACTTCCAGCCCCGCAAGAACCTGATCCGGCTGATCCGCGCCGCGGCTCATTTAAAAGAAGTAGCAGCCGGCGAGCTGGCGCTGGTGCTGCTGGGCTCCGGGATCCCGGACGAGGAGCGGACGCTCCGCGAGGCGATCGCCGGCCTGGGCCCGAAGGCCGCGGTCCGGCTCCCCGGCTACCGCCAGGGCGAGACCCTCCGCGCCGCGTACGCCGAGGCGGCGGCCCTGGTCTTCCCGTCGCTCTGCGAGAGCTTCGGCATCCCGGCCGTCGAGGCCATGGCCCAGGGGACGCCCGTCGCCCTGGCCGACTCGACCGCGCTCCCCGAGATCGGCGGCGAGGCCGGCTGGTACTTCGACCCGGAGGACGAGACGGCGATCGCCGGCGCGATCCGCGACCTGCTCGACCGGGCCGACGAGCGGGCCCGTCGCGTCGAGGCCGGCCGCTCGATCGCCGCCGGCTACCGCTGGGACGCCGCCAACGACCGCCTCGTCGCGGCGATGACGGCGCAGGGCTGA
- a CDS encoding dipeptidase — protein sequence MRTLIDGHLDLAWNALGWDRDVTLDLDALNGREAKLTDHPARGRATTTLPEMRRGGVAVCQATVLCRAKAVSRWDEFAQGPPRANLDWCNQDIASAAARGQLAYYERLERRGLLRPIRTRSELDDHWSRWDADPATTPIGFILAMEGCDPIVEPDRADEWWDLGLRSANLAHYGASRYAVGTGGEGPLTPAGRELLREFERLGMILDVTHLSDEGFFQALDAFSGPVLASHNNCRALVPAQRQFSDEQLKLLIARDAVVGVALDAWMLHPGWVRHETSRSVVGLEALVDHIDHVCQLAGDDRHVAIGSDLDGGFGTEQTPTGLDRISDLQKLDALLAARGYADAAIDAVFHGNWLRFFREHLPA from the coding sequence ATGAGGACCCTGATCGACGGCCACCTCGACCTGGCCTGGAACGCCCTGGGATGGGACCGGGACGTCACGCTCGACCTCGACGCCCTCAACGGCCGCGAGGCGAAGCTCACGGACCATCCCGCCCGGGGCCGGGCGACGACCACCCTGCCCGAGATGCGCCGGGGGGGAGTCGCCGTCTGCCAGGCGACCGTGCTCTGCCGCGCCAAGGCCGTCAGCCGCTGGGACGAGTTCGCCCAGGGGCCGCCCCGGGCGAACCTCGATTGGTGCAACCAGGATATCGCCTCGGCCGCGGCCCGGGGCCAGCTCGCCTACTACGAGCGGCTGGAGCGCCGGGGGCTCTTGCGGCCGATCCGCACCCGATCCGAGCTGGACGACCACTGGTCGCGATGGGATGCGGACCCGGCGACGACCCCGATCGGCTTCATCCTGGCGATGGAGGGGTGCGACCCGATCGTCGAGCCCGACCGCGCGGACGAATGGTGGGACCTCGGCCTCCGCTCGGCGAACCTCGCGCACTACGGGGCGAGCCGATACGCCGTGGGCACCGGCGGGGAGGGCCCGCTGACGCCCGCCGGCCGGGAGCTCCTCCGCGAGTTCGAGCGGCTGGGGATGATCCTCGACGTCACCCACCTCTCCGACGAGGGCTTCTTCCAGGCGCTCGACGCCTTCTCGGGCCCGGTCCTGGCCAGCCACAACAACTGCCGGGCCCTGGTGCCCGCCCAGCGGCAGTTCTCCGACGAGCAGCTCAAGCTGCTGATCGCCCGCGACGCGGTCGTCGGCGTGGCGCTCGACGCCTGGATGCTCCATCCCGGCTGGGTCCGGCATGAAACCTCTCGGTCGGTCGTCGGGCTCGAGGCGCTGGTCGACCATATCGACCACGTCTGCCAGCTCGCCGGCGACGACCGGCACGTCGCGATCGGCAGCGACCTCGACGGCGGCTTCGGCACCGAGCAGACCCCGACCGGCCTCGATCGGATCTCCGACCTCCAGAAGCTCGACGCCCTGCTCGCCGCCCGGGGCTACGCCGACGCCGCGATCGACGCGGTCTTCCACGGCAACTGGCTCCGTTTCTTCCGCGAGCATCTGCCCGCCTGA
- a CDS encoding histone deacetylase family protein, translating to MSVALYVDRRMIEHRPPDKHPEKPERLEAILRHLKRTGLLDACPAGVVREATDDELRRVHSAAYLASLEAADRRGGGPLDADTWMSPGSLTAARLAAGAAIEAVADVMGGKHRRAMGLVRPPGHHALPGGAMGFCLFSNVAVAAREAVARHAANRILIVDFDVHHGNGTQEAFYESAEVAFLSIHRHPFYPGTGLERETGEGPGLGLTKNIPLPFGTPPGEFRAAFRAGLHKLADKHRPELVIVSAGFDAMAEDPVGGLGLDFEDFDALTRDVVDVAETHAQGRVVSVLEGGYNPSLLAGCVATHLMALGSGPAVAS from the coding sequence ATGTCGGTCGCCCTGTACGTCGATCGCCGCATGATCGAGCATCGGCCCCCGGATAAGCACCCCGAGAAGCCCGAGCGGCTGGAGGCGATCCTCCGCCACCTCAAACGCACGGGCCTGCTCGACGCCTGCCCCGCGGGGGTCGTCCGCGAGGCGACCGACGACGAGCTGCGCCGGGTCCATTCGGCGGCCTACCTTGCCTCGCTCGAAGCCGCCGACCGACGCGGCGGCGGGCCGCTGGACGCCGACACCTGGATGTCGCCCGGATCGCTCACGGCGGCCCGGCTGGCGGCCGGCGCGGCCATCGAGGCGGTCGCCGACGTCATGGGGGGCAAGCATCGCCGCGCGATGGGCCTGGTCCGGCCGCCGGGGCATCACGCCTTGCCGGGCGGTGCGATGGGATTCTGCCTCTTCTCGAACGTCGCCGTCGCCGCCCGCGAGGCGGTCGCACGTCACGCGGCGAATCGCATCCTGATCGTCGATTTCGACGTCCATCACGGCAACGGCACGCAGGAGGCCTTCTACGAGTCGGCCGAGGTCGCCTTCCTGTCGATCCATCGCCACCCCTTCTATCCCGGCACCGGCCTGGAGCGCGAGACCGGCGAGGGCCCGGGGCTCGGGCTGACCAAGAACATCCCCCTCCCCTTCGGGACGCCGCCCGGCGAGTTCCGCGCGGCGTTTCGCGCGGGGCTGCACAAGCTGGCCGACAAGCACCGGCCGGAGCTGGTCATCGTGAGCGCCGGGTTCGACGCGATGGCCGAGGATCCCGTCGGCGGGCTGGGGCTCGACTTCGAGGATTTCGACGCGCTGACGCGGGACGTCGTGGACGTCGCCGAGACCCACGCCCAGGGGCGGGTCGTCAGCGTGCTCGAAGGCGGCTACAACCCCTCGCTCCTGGCCGGCTGCGTCGCGACGCACTTGATGGCCCTGGGATCGGGCCCGGCCGTCGCGTCTTGA
- the rpsL gene encoding 30S ribosomal protein S12 — protein sequence MPTINQLVRKPRRPYQYKTKSPVLEGCPFKRGVCLQVKTMTPKKPNSALRKVARVRLSNGKEITAYIGGEGHNLQEHSIVLIRGGRVRDLPGVRYHIVRGVLDCQGVADRKQARSKYGAQKKKAGAPAKGGAKKK from the coding sequence ATGCCGACCATCAATCAGCTCGTTCGCAAGCCGCGCCGGCCCTATCAGTACAAGACGAAGTCCCCGGTGCTCGAGGGTTGCCCGTTCAAGCGGGGCGTCTGCCTGCAGGTCAAGACGATGACCCCGAAGAAGCCGAACTCGGCCCTCCGCAAGGTGGCCCGCGTCCGGCTCTCCAACGGCAAGGAGATCACCGCCTACATCGGCGGCGAGGGGCACAACCTGCAGGAGCACTCGATCGTGCTGATCCGCGGCGGTCGCGTCCGCGACCTCCCGGGCGTCCGCTACCACATCGTCCGCGGCGTGCTCGACTGCCAGGGCGTTGCCGACCGCAAGCAGGCCCGTTCCAAGTACGGCGCCCAGAAGAAGAAGGCCGGAGCGCCCGCCAAGGGCGGAGCCAAGAAGAAGTAA
- a CDS encoding glycosyltransferase family 39 protein, whose translation MTETAATGTGTGPRWGIFALGVLCAAAGVAGSALFLPRQSLWNDEATQMSGLTLDPIALVRWLANLDEHEFGVAEDRMPPLSYWVGWAWSRVFGLTETSMRIMGVTLKALATLLVFAAGRRTWGTASGAAAALLFGLAPNVVVASVEIRAYPLFMLTSAGLFYCTTRLLDEPAERQPRWLAGMTACAIAGIFTHFFGLVAAGGAFLAALVIAPRRGGRLAPILAACAVVALATGGVAPFVMASVNMTDSKPEFGTLRNVARFIYRLVFHASMRPSLAATLAAAAGFALAGLACLAPAGRGRDARNGLLIAGVSGILVVVAASRYASFNTLATHYSSWIQPVLALLLGSGLAAARPWARRASLVGVAAMLGAVLYGDYTLATRGDAFAHTGFALVDGAVRRFGPEHTVVVYDEVGNPWDVYAPLRARYGGRPPQFVLTGEEGGRIRLVDYPKKLMETDLASIPGEYLIVVRWLNRSSDEVVEQLNGGYREIGDGAASRFLKSSPDWTLVEEGVALAYVAEEIDVFRRKSTAPAPAASGADR comes from the coding sequence ATGACGGAGACGGCGGCGACGGGAACGGGGACCGGCCCACGATGGGGGATCTTCGCCCTCGGGGTGCTGTGCGCGGCGGCGGGCGTGGCCGGCTCGGCCCTCTTCCTGCCGCGTCAGAGCCTCTGGAACGACGAGGCGACCCAGATGTCGGGGTTGACCCTCGACCCGATCGCGCTGGTCCGCTGGCTGGCGAACCTGGACGAGCACGAATTCGGCGTGGCCGAGGATCGCATGCCCCCCCTGAGCTACTGGGTCGGCTGGGCCTGGTCGCGGGTCTTCGGCCTGACCGAGACGTCGATGCGGATCATGGGGGTCACGCTCAAGGCGCTGGCGACGCTCCTGGTCTTCGCGGCCGGACGCCGGACGTGGGGGACGGCGTCGGGGGCGGCCGCGGCGCTCCTGTTCGGGCTCGCGCCCAACGTCGTGGTGGCGTCGGTCGAGATCCGCGCCTATCCGCTCTTCATGCTGACCTCGGCCGGCCTGTTCTACTGCACGACGCGGCTGCTGGACGAGCCGGCGGAGCGTCAGCCGCGGTGGCTCGCGGGCATGACGGCCTGCGCGATCGCCGGGATCTTCACCCATTTCTTCGGGCTGGTGGCGGCGGGCGGGGCGTTCCTGGCCGCGCTCGTGATCGCGCCGAGGCGGGGGGGGCGGCTGGCCCCGATCCTGGCGGCGTGCGCGGTCGTGGCCCTGGCCACCGGGGGGGTCGCGCCGTTCGTCATGGCGTCGGTGAACATGACCGACAGCAAGCCCGAGTTCGGCACCCTCCGCAACGTCGCCCGGTTCATCTACCGTCTGGTCTTCCACGCGTCGATGCGGCCGAGCCTGGCGGCGACGCTGGCGGCGGCGGCCGGATTCGCGCTGGCGGGCCTCGCCTGCCTCGCCCCCGCGGGCCGCGGCCGCGACGCGCGGAACGGGCTGCTGATCGCCGGGGTCTCGGGGATCCTCGTCGTCGTGGCGGCGTCTCGATACGCCTCGTTCAACACCCTGGCGACGCATTACAGCTCCTGGATCCAACCCGTGCTGGCCCTTCTGCTCGGCTCCGGGCTGGCCGCCGCGCGGCCCTGGGCCCGGCGGGCGAGCCTGGTCGGCGTCGCCGCGATGCTCGGGGCCGTCCTGTACGGCGATTACACGCTGGCGACCCGCGGCGACGCCTTCGCGCACACCGGGTTCGCCCTGGTCGACGGCGCGGTCCGCCGCTTCGGCCCGGAGCACACGGTCGTCGTCTATGACGAGGTGGGCAACCCCTGGGACGTCTACGCGCCGCTGCGAGCCCGATACGGCGGCCGGCCGCCCCAGTTCGTCCTGACGGGGGAGGAGGGCGGGCGCATCCGCCTCGTCGACTATCCCAAAAAGCTCATGGAGACCGACCTGGCGTCGATCCCCGGCGAATACCTGATCGTCGTCCGCTGGCTCAATCGCAGCTCGGACGAGGTCGTCGAGCAGCTCAACGGCGGCTACCGCGAGATCGGCGACGGCGCGGCGTCGCGCTTCCTGAAGAGTTCGCCGGACTGGACCCTCGTCGAGGAGGGCGTCGCGCTGGCCTACGTCGCCGAGGAGATCGACGTCTTCCGCCGCAAGTCGACCGCGCCGGCCCCGGCGGCGAGCGGAGCCGATCGATGA
- the zwf gene encoding glucose-6-phosphate dehydrogenase, which yields MAEPPLEADSNPLRQALPRAQAPQPCAIVLFGATGDLAHRKLVPALYHLYHRGNLPTECAVVCFGRRDWTDEDLRREYEKSVTEEEKGGDFKQVWPQFASRLIFAPGTFDEPEAFQNLKAKLDELDRTHGTRGNRVFYLAVAPEFFRPIVDQLGKAGLVYPWQQDEPWSRVVIEKPFGHDLESARALSRDASRVLDESQIYRIDHYLGKETVQNILAFRFGNSIFEPIWDRRHVASVQITVAEEVGMPGNRGSYYDSAGAIRDMVQNHMLQLLCLVAMEPPVDLSADAVRNEKVKVLQALPRWNPADVYENVVRARYAAGSIEGEDVPGYLQEKGVAPDSTTAPYVAIRLTLNTWRWAGVPFFLRTGKRLPKRATEIAIQFHRPPTRLFDVEHDGQSVGNQLVLRIQPNEGASLTFEAKIPGSRRRLQEVRMDFRYGTAFAAPPPEAYERLLLDVMLGDPTLFTRTDEVENAWRFITSILDAWDKPDAPPPVEYPAGTWGPADADALVGRDGARWRRL from the coding sequence ATGGCCGAGCCTCCCCTCGAAGCCGATTCCAACCCGCTCCGCCAGGCCCTCCCCCGCGCCCAGGCGCCGCAGCCCTGCGCGATCGTGCTCTTCGGCGCGACGGGCGACCTCGCGCACCGCAAGCTGGTCCCCGCGCTGTACCACCTCTACCACCGGGGGAACCTCCCCACCGAGTGCGCGGTGGTCTGCTTCGGCCGGCGGGACTGGACCGACGAGGACCTCAGGCGCGAATACGAGAAGTCGGTGACCGAGGAGGAGAAGGGCGGCGACTTCAAGCAGGTCTGGCCCCAGTTCGCCTCCCGCCTGATCTTCGCGCCGGGGACGTTCGACGAGCCCGAGGCCTTCCAGAACCTCAAGGCCAAGCTCGACGAGCTGGACCGCACCCACGGCACCCGCGGCAACCGCGTCTTCTACCTGGCCGTGGCGCCGGAGTTCTTCCGGCCGATCGTCGACCAGCTCGGCAAGGCGGGGCTGGTCTACCCCTGGCAGCAGGACGAGCCCTGGAGCCGGGTCGTCATCGAGAAGCCGTTCGGCCACGACCTGGAGAGCGCCCGGGCGCTCAGCCGCGACGCCTCGCGGGTCCTCGACGAGAGCCAGATCTACCGGATCGACCACTACCTGGGCAAGGAGACGGTCCAGAACATCCTGGCGTTCCGGTTCGGCAACAGCATCTTCGAGCCGATCTGGGACCGCCGCCACGTCGCCTCGGTGCAGATCACCGTCGCCGAGGAAGTGGGCATGCCCGGCAATCGGGGGTCGTACTACGACTCCGCCGGCGCGATCCGCGACATGGTCCAGAACCACATGCTCCAGCTCCTCTGCCTGGTGGCGATGGAGCCCCCCGTCGACCTCTCGGCCGACGCCGTCCGCAACGAGAAGGTCAAGGTCCTCCAGGCCCTCCCCCGCTGGAATCCCGCCGACGTCTACGAGAACGTCGTCCGCGCCCGCTACGCCGCAGGCTCGATCGAGGGCGAGGACGTCCCCGGCTACCTCCAGGAGAAGGGGGTCGCCCCCGATTCGACGACCGCGCCGTACGTGGCCATCCGGCTGACCCTGAACACCTGGCGCTGGGCCGGCGTGCCCTTCTTCCTCCGGACCGGCAAGCGGCTGCCCAAGCGCGCCACCGAGATCGCCATCCAGTTCCACCGGCCGCCGACCCGGCTCTTCGACGTCGAGCACGATGGCCAGTCGGTCGGCAACCAGCTCGTGCTCCGCATCCAGCCCAACGAGGGCGCGAGCCTGACCTTCGAGGCCAAGATCCCGGGCTCGCGACGGCGGCTCCAGGAGGTCCGGATGGACTTCCGCTACGGCACCGCCTTCGCCGCCCCGCCGCCCGAGGCCTACGAGCGGCTGCTGCTCGACGTCATGCTCGGCGACCCGACGCTCTTCACGCGCACCGACGAGGTCGAGAACGCCTGGCGGTTCATCACCTCGATCCTCGATGCCTGGGACAAGCCGGACGCGCCGCCGCCCGTCGAGTATCCCGCCGGCACCTGGGGCCCCGCCGACGCCGACGCGCTCGTGGGTCGCGACGGCGCCCGCTGGCGTCGGCTCTGA
- a CDS encoding DJ-1/PfpI family protein, whose translation MPRILMIAGDAGEALEILYPKYRLEEEGWTVDLAAPEKRQIQTVVHDFEPGFDTYTEKAGYRLDADLAIADVAAERYDALVIPGGRAPEYLRNIPKVLEIARHFLESGKPLAVTCHGPLILAAAGLLKGRVLTCYPQCAPDVRAAQGEFVDREVVVSDNLVTSRAWNDNAPWMREFVKLLRSRVEPA comes from the coding sequence ATGCCTAGGATCCTGATGATCGCCGGGGACGCGGGCGAAGCCCTCGAGATCCTCTACCCCAAGTATCGCCTGGAAGAGGAAGGGTGGACCGTCGACCTGGCCGCTCCCGAGAAGCGGCAGATCCAGACCGTGGTCCACGACTTCGAGCCCGGGTTCGACACGTACACCGAGAAGGCCGGCTATCGACTCGACGCCGACCTGGCGATCGCCGACGTCGCCGCGGAACGCTACGACGCCCTGGTGATCCCCGGAGGACGCGCACCGGAGTATCTCCGGAACATCCCCAAGGTCCTGGAGATCGCCCGTCATTTCCTGGAGAGCGGCAAGCCGCTCGCGGTCACCTGCCACGGGCCCCTGATCCTGGCCGCGGCCGGACTGCTCAAGGGACGCGTCTTGACCTGCTATCCCCAATGCGCCCCGGACGTCCGGGCGGCGCAGGGCGAGTTCGTGGACCGGGAGGTGGTCGTCAGCGACAACCTCGTGACGTCTCGCGCGTGGAACGACAATGCGCCCTGGATGCGCGAATTCGTGAAGCTGTTGCGATCTCGGGTCGAGCCGGCCTGA
- the csrA gene encoding carbon storage regulator CsrA, with protein sequence MLVLSRKKNETIIINDSITVTVIEIRGDKVRLGIDAPKDITVHRREVYEAIQNQARSEDPGTRTINP encoded by the coding sequence ATGCTGGTTCTCTCCCGCAAGAAGAACGAAACGATCATCATCAACGACAGCATCACGGTGACGGTGATCGAGATCCGCGGCGACAAGGTGAGATTGGGGATCGACGCTCCCAAGGACATCACCGTCCACCGCCGCGAGGTCTACGAGGCGATCCAGAATCAGGCCCGGTCGGAAGACCCGGGCACCCGGACGATCAACCCCTGA
- the rpsG gene encoding 30S ribosomal protein S7 has product MARKFTASKTHLRPDPRFGSKLAGKFINCVMHNGKKSVAQRIFYDAIELIQKRLPNDEPIDVFTRAVENVKPIIEVRSKRVGGATYQVPMQVNKTRQQTLAIRWILMAAREKKGRPMAVKLADELVAAFNREGNAVTRRENVHRMAEANKAFAHFAW; this is encoded by the coding sequence ATGGCCCGCAAGTTCACGGCGAGCAAGACCCACCTCAGGCCCGATCCGCGGTTCGGATCGAAACTGGCCGGCAAGTTCATCAACTGCGTGATGCACAACGGCAAGAAGAGCGTCGCCCAGCGCATCTTCTACGATGCCATCGAGCTGATCCAGAAGCGTCTGCCCAACGACGAGCCGATCGACGTCTTCACCCGCGCGGTCGAGAACGTCAAGCCGATCATCGAGGTCCGCTCGAAGCGCGTCGGCGGCGCCACCTACCAGGTCCCGATGCAGGTCAACAAGACCCGTCAGCAGACCCTGGCCATCCGCTGGATCCTCATGGCCGCCCGCGAGAAGAAGGGCCGCCCGATGGCCGTCAAGCTCGCCGACGAGCTGGTCGCCGCGTTCAACCGCGAGGGCAACGCCGTCACCCGCCGCGAGAACGTCCACCGCATGGCCGAGGCCAACAAGGCCTTCGCCCACTTCGCCTGGTAA